GAAAATATTCAAGATAGTTAGGATTTATATCAATTATCTCATTATCATTAACTTTCATTAATTCTTTTATTTCTGCTATTAATTCTTCTTTTACCAATTCTTTACTTCTTTACAAACTTATTTACTATTTCTTCTAAATAAAGTTCCATCTTTTTCTCACCTTTATCTAGCTTAGCATTTACACAAGATTTACAACACGTTCCTGCATCACTTAGCGCCCCTATTTCTTCAATACTTGAAGCATTTCTATCTTTTATTACATGTATAATTTCACCCAATGTTACATGTTTACAAGTACAAACTTCATATGAATGTTGAAACTTTCTAGCCATTTACTCTTTTTTCCTTTATCTCATTTAATATATCTTTACAATATATTTTCTTCTTCATTTTACCATTATCACCCTCTTTAAAAATACAATGACGACAATCAGTACCTGCAGTTGTTAAATCTTGTATATCTCTTAAAGTTGGGTTTTCTTTATCTTTTAACGCTACAACAATTTGATTGATTGTAACTCTCTTACAATTACATACTTCATAAGAATCATCAAAACCTAACATTAGAGTCCTCTATGTTTTTTGATTAGCTCATAAGCTTCGTTTATCTCTTGAAGTTTTTTTGTTGCTTCATCAATTATATTTTGAGATTCACCACGACCTGACATGATATCTGGATGATATTGCTTCACTAATTTTCTATAGTTTTTCTTTAAAACACCATCATCATCACTATTTTTTGATTCTAAAACTTCATATGCTTTTTCTAAAGATAAAGCTTTTGAGGTAGCTTGATTTGTGTAAAATGATTCAAAAGTACTTATCATATTTTCAAAATCATGAGTTTTGATTTTTAAAGCTTTTGCAATATCTTCAGTTATCATTCTTTCTGTATTAGAAAAATCTTTATCGATAAAAGCAAGGTTTAGTAAATACTCCATAATTTTAACACGTTTAGCATAATCAAATTTTGTAAGACTGTATAATCTTTGACAAATTTCTAGCGTATTATCAAAACTTTCTTTCTCTTTTTTATATAAGACCTTTAAATTTTCTCTTACTTCTTCATTATTTTCAAAATGGCTTGAAATATCATTGAAAGTATGTTTTAAAAGCTCAGCTTCTAATTCACAAACTTTTCCATCAGCTTTTGCAACTTTTGCCATTAGAGCAATTAATAATCCAGCTTCGTGGTTCATTAAATCACCATCAAAATTCTCTTTAATATTTAAATTTATATTTTGAAACTTTTCTGTTTTGTAATTTTTTGCAATTAAATATAATATAAAACCAACAATTAGTAATACTATAAACTTCATTATTTTCCTTAATCTTTTAAACTTGTTTTTATTTTTAATTATTTTATCAAAAAGTAGGTAAAACAATGAATAATCATAGTTTATTAAGATAAAAAATATTCTGTTTATTTGAAAAAAGTTATTGTTATTACGCTAAAATAACTCTTTATAAGGATATATATGACAAATGCTGATTTATTAAGTTCTACACTTTATCTTATTGTTGTTACTACTATATTAGTTACTATTTCAAAAAGATTAGGACTAGGAAGTATTTTAGGTTTATTAATT
This sequence is a window from Poseidonibacter parvus. Protein-coding genes within it:
- a CDS encoding (2Fe-2S)-binding protein; its protein translation is MLGFDDSYEVCNCKRVTINQIVVALKDKENPTLRDIQDLTTAGTDCRHCIFKEGDNGKMKKKIYCKDILNEIKEKRVNG
- a CDS encoding TerB family tellurite resistance protein yields the protein MKFIVLLIVGFILYLIAKNYKTEKFQNINLNIKENFDGDLMNHEAGLLIALMAKVAKADGKVCELEAELLKHTFNDISSHFENNEEVRENLKVLYKKEKESFDNTLEICQRLYSLTKFDYAKRVKIMEYLLNLAFIDKDFSNTERMITEDIAKALKIKTHDFENMISTFESFYTNQATSKALSLEKAYEVLESKNSDDDGVLKKNYRKLVKQYHPDIMSGRGESQNIIDEATKKLQEINEAYELIKKHRGL
- a CDS encoding (2Fe-2S)-binding protein, translated to MARKFQHSYEVCTCKHVTLGEIIHVIKDRNASSIEEIGALSDAGTCCKSCVNAKLDKGEKKMELYLEEIVNKFVKK